In Rhodococcus pseudokoreensis, one DNA window encodes the following:
- a CDS encoding ABC transporter ATP-binding protein, which yields MNSHTAISVNNVGVSFRSRDGDTNTVLQGVDFDVEHGQFVSIVGQSSSGKTTLLKTISGLQPATAGEVLIKGAPIAAGVTEIGMVFQSPVLLPWRNNLANVLLPLEFRGTRDANAKAKAKQLLAMVGLEGKAKRYSYELSGGMQQRVAICRALVSNPELLLMDEPFGALDAMTRDSMNFEIQRIWRQAGCSVLFVTHSISEAVWLGDRVVVVGGRPGHIVADITIDLPRPRDKEHRYSTEFAGYVSEVESHIGVTAGIS from the coding sequence ATGAACAGCCACACCGCAATCAGTGTCAACAACGTCGGGGTCTCGTTCCGGTCCCGTGACGGCGACACCAACACCGTCCTGCAGGGCGTGGACTTCGACGTCGAGCACGGCCAGTTCGTGTCGATCGTCGGCCAGTCCAGCAGCGGTAAGACAACGCTCCTGAAGACGATTTCGGGACTGCAGCCCGCCACCGCGGGCGAAGTGCTCATCAAGGGCGCACCCATCGCCGCGGGGGTGACGGAGATCGGCATGGTGTTCCAAAGCCCGGTCCTTCTGCCCTGGCGCAACAACCTGGCCAATGTGCTGCTGCCTCTAGAATTTCGCGGCACCCGCGACGCGAACGCCAAAGCCAAAGCCAAGCAACTGCTGGCGATGGTCGGTCTCGAGGGCAAGGCCAAACGGTATTCCTACGAACTCTCCGGCGGCATGCAGCAACGTGTCGCCATCTGCCGGGCCCTGGTGTCCAACCCGGAATTGTTGCTCATGGATGAACCGTTCGGGGCCCTCGATGCCATGACCCGCGACAGCATGAACTTCGAGATCCAGCGGATCTGGCGGCAAGCCGGATGCAGCGTCCTCTTCGTCACGCACAGCATCTCCGAAGCTGTCTGGCTCGGGGACCGGGTCGTCGTGGTCGGCGGCCGTCCCGGACACATCGTCGCCGACATCACCATCGACCTGCCCCGTCCGCGGGACAAAGAGCATCGCTACTCCACAGAGTTCGCCGGCTACGTCAGCGAAGTCGAATCACACATCGGAGTCACAGCCGGAATCAGCTGA
- a CDS encoding ABC transporter substrate-binding protein, protein MSKTRTWRSVIVAAMLLPFAAACGTGSSENAMSVMVDVGYLPKHAPFFAAVDRGFFGAEGLDVTIMPGSGSGNTVAAVDTGKVDVGWADFGVTVLHQGRGAQVTQVNLLQARSAYAVVAMSDGNIHDWDDLKGKTVATEGAGAMTSMWPLALSRLGLAEQDVNVVHATSSAKIPGLLSKQWDANLALSVSDAPAIDALGKVPVVLKWSDIGIDLYGNGLIVSNEQLRSNPDRVKRFNRAMQRAYLWSCEHPEEAADSFHKEVQGYETRTVVLALQEQCALNQQVGEEDVPFGRMTDAGVQQMIDVSREFLGLDPNTTLNPAQVYSNDYLDPVSSDAIAVP, encoded by the coding sequence ATGAGTAAAACACGCACGTGGCGCTCCGTAATCGTCGCGGCGATGCTGTTGCCGTTTGCCGCGGCCTGCGGCACAGGAAGTTCGGAGAATGCGATGTCGGTCATGGTCGACGTCGGTTACCTCCCCAAACACGCACCCTTCTTCGCCGCCGTCGATCGCGGGTTCTTCGGAGCGGAGGGTCTCGATGTCACCATCATGCCCGGCTCCGGCTCCGGCAATACCGTCGCTGCGGTGGACACCGGAAAGGTGGACGTGGGCTGGGCCGACTTCGGTGTCACCGTTCTCCATCAGGGTCGCGGCGCCCAGGTCACGCAGGTCAACCTGTTACAGGCCCGATCGGCCTATGCGGTGGTCGCGATGTCCGACGGAAACATCCACGACTGGGATGACCTCAAAGGCAAAACCGTCGCCACCGAAGGTGCCGGCGCCATGACCTCGATGTGGCCCTTGGCCCTGAGCCGGCTAGGGCTTGCCGAGCAGGACGTCAATGTCGTTCACGCCACCAGCAGCGCCAAGATCCCAGGTCTGCTCTCGAAGCAGTGGGATGCCAACCTGGCGCTATCGGTGTCGGATGCTCCCGCGATCGACGCGCTCGGCAAGGTGCCGGTGGTGCTGAAGTGGTCCGATATCGGCATCGACCTGTACGGCAACGGCCTCATCGTTTCCAACGAACAGCTGAGGAGCAATCCCGACCGGGTCAAGCGATTCAACCGGGCGATGCAACGTGCCTACCTGTGGTCGTGTGAGCACCCGGAGGAAGCCGCCGACTCCTTCCACAAAGAGGTCCAAGGATATGAGACCCGCACCGTAGTGCTCGCACTGCAAGAACAGTGCGCTCTCAACCAGCAAGTCGGTGAGGAGGATGTGCCCTTCGGCCGCATGACCGATGCCGGGGTACAGCAGATGATCGACGTCTCGCGCGAGTTCCTCGGCCTCGACCCGAATACGACGCTCAATCCCGCCCAGGTCTACAGCAACGACTACCTCGACCCCGTTTCCAGCGACGCCATCGCCGTACCGTGA